In Elaeis guineensis isolate ETL-2024a chromosome 1, EG11, whole genome shotgun sequence, a genomic segment contains:
- the LOC109504962 gene encoding uncharacterized protein, with amino-acid sequence MGFVKFVLFLFISIILSPCLSMPILIISAIVRLIMQSIHLQATAHITWRPGYPFASRHPEPSTSSHATSSDQAYPPCNVKICNACYKSPLEPVVRVFCLSNIEEGEEIRELRCRHLFHRSCFDGWLEHRRRATCPLCRNSFILHETSAELPDMDEEELENSAVSIWWLLYLSGWSLWSIILDTIGYHGC; translated from the coding sequence ATGGGATTTGTAAAATTTGTGCTATTTCTGTTCATCTCCATCATCCTATCACCTTGTTTGAGCATGCCAATTCTCATCATCAGCGCCATTGTTCGACTCATTATGCAGTCCATTCATCTCCAAGCAACAGCACATATAACGTGGCGGCCGGGCTATCCATTTGCCAGTCGACATCCTGAACCTTCTACGTCCAGCCATGCCACCTCTTCAGATCAGGCATATCCCCCATGCAATGTAAAAATTTGTAATGCTTGCTATAAGTCTCCATTAGAGCCAGTAGTGCGTGTATTCTGCCTTTCTAATATTGAGGAAGGTGAAGAGATAAGAGAACTAAGATGCAGGCACCTCTTCCATAGGAGCTGCTTCGATGGATGGCTCGAGCATCGTCGGAGGGCCACGTGCCCTCTATGTCGGAATTCTTTTATTTTACATGAAACAAGTGCAGAGCTCCCTGACATGGACGAGGAGGAGCTTGAGAACTCTGCTGTCTCGATTTGGTGGCTTTTGTATCTGAGTGGATGGTCATTGTGGTCAATTATTTTGGACACCATTGGATACCATGGCTGCTAG